Proteins co-encoded in one Streptomyces sp. NBC_01283 genomic window:
- a CDS encoding class I SAM-dependent methyltransferase, protein MTAAPLIALDSASAVDGRHIRAVTFQNVRMEYLGRVLGELDLAAAGSRALVVGSGRGVLARGLSRLGFEVVAVDPSVAATALATDADEGLGITYGTTPATELDFPDGSFDLVYCADTLEITEKPDAVLAEAARVLRPGGAFVYDTVNRTPVSRLIYLGAFQAFPGTRIMPPGRYAAQRLRRPEELAEAFGRAGLSTRGVTGFKPRNVRSLVRATRGRRRGTLTDEQLPELVDMELEPEGTKPLVTYLGHAVRRA, encoded by the coding sequence ATGACCGCCGCCCCGCTCATCGCACTGGACTCTGCCTCGGCCGTCGACGGCCGCCACATCCGGGCCGTGACCTTCCAGAACGTACGCATGGAGTATCTGGGACGCGTGCTCGGGGAGCTGGACCTCGCGGCGGCAGGCAGCAGGGCGCTCGTCGTGGGCAGTGGACGCGGCGTCCTGGCCCGCGGCCTCTCCCGGCTCGGGTTCGAGGTGGTCGCCGTCGACCCGTCCGTCGCCGCGACGGCTCTCGCCACGGACGCGGACGAGGGACTCGGCATCACGTACGGGACGACACCCGCCACGGAACTCGACTTCCCGGACGGTTCCTTCGACCTCGTGTACTGCGCCGACACCCTTGAGATCACCGAGAAGCCGGACGCGGTCCTCGCGGAGGCGGCGCGTGTGCTGCGCCCCGGCGGCGCCTTCGTCTACGACACGGTGAACCGCACCCCCGTGTCCCGTCTCATCTACCTCGGCGCCTTCCAGGCCTTCCCGGGCACACGCATCATGCCCCCCGGCCGCTATGCCGCACAGCGTCTGCGCCGCCCGGAGGAGCTCGCCGAGGCCTTCGGCCGGGCAGGGCTCTCGACGCGGGGCGTCACGGGGTTCAAGCCGCGCAACGTACGGAGTCTGGTGCGGGCGACGCGCGGCCGCAGGCGCGGCACGCTGACCGACGAGCAGCTGCCGGAGCTGGTCGACATGGAGCTCGAACCCGAGGGCACCAAACCGCTGGTGACGTACTTGGGCCACGCGGTCCGCCGCGCATAG
- a CDS encoding chitinase, which translates to MSSRTSPQAPAPRRAPSRLLAAGLAIAFSVPVLVGVAPSTAAPQDSRDASRAARVAQAAHDALGAQDETCAVKSKPTGKVLQGYWENWDGSANGVHPPFGWTPITDTRMRDHGYNVINAAFPVIRSDGTVLWEDGMDSTVKVATPAEMCQAKANGATILMSIGGAAAGIDLSSSKVADRFVETVVPILKKYNFDGMDIDIETGLVGSGNINQLSASQANLVRIIDGVLAKMPSNFGLTMAPETAYVTGGSVVYGSIWGAYLPIVKKYADNGRLWWLNMQYYNGSMYGCSGDSYSAGTVQGFIAQTDCLNKGLVVQGTTIKVPYDKQVPGLPAQPGAGGGYMAPSLVAQAWNHYNGALKGLMTWSINWDGSKGWTFGDNVKRLQS; encoded by the coding sequence GTGTCATCCCGAACCTCTCCCCAGGCCCCTGCCCCGCGCCGTGCACCCTCCCGTCTCCTGGCGGCCGGTCTGGCGATCGCCTTCAGCGTACCGGTGCTCGTCGGGGTGGCGCCGAGCACCGCGGCACCGCAGGACAGCCGCGACGCCTCCCGGGCCGCGCGGGTCGCGCAGGCCGCCCACGATGCCCTGGGTGCCCAGGACGAGACGTGCGCGGTCAAGTCGAAGCCCACCGGGAAGGTGCTCCAAGGCTACTGGGAGAACTGGGACGGATCCGCCAACGGCGTTCACCCGCCCTTCGGTTGGACCCCGATCACCGACACCCGCATGCGCGACCACGGCTACAACGTGATCAACGCGGCGTTCCCCGTCATCCGCTCCGACGGCACCGTCCTGTGGGAAGACGGAATGGACTCCACGGTCAAGGTCGCCACCCCGGCCGAGATGTGTCAGGCGAAGGCGAACGGCGCCACGATCCTGATGTCGATCGGCGGCGCGGCGGCGGGCATCGACCTCAGCTCAAGCAAGGTCGCCGACCGCTTCGTCGAGACCGTGGTGCCGATCCTGAAGAAGTACAACTTCGACGGCATGGACATCGACATCGAGACCGGCCTCGTGGGCAGCGGCAACATCAACCAGCTCTCCGCGTCACAGGCCAACCTCGTCCGCATCATCGACGGCGTCCTGGCCAAGATGCCGTCGAACTTCGGCCTGACGATGGCCCCCGAGACGGCGTACGTCACCGGGGGCAGCGTGGTGTACGGCTCGATCTGGGGCGCGTACCTCCCCATCGTGAAGAAGTACGCGGACAACGGCCGCCTCTGGTGGCTGAACATGCAGTACTACAACGGAAGCATGTACGGCTGCTCCGGCGACTCCTACTCCGCCGGAACCGTGCAGGGATTCATCGCGCAGACGGACTGCCTGAACAAGGGCCTGGTCGTCCAGGGCACCACGATCAAGGTCCCTTACGACAAGCAGGTCCCAGGCCTGCCCGCACAACCGGGCGCGGGCGGCGGCTACATGGCCCCGAGCCTGGTGGCCCAGGCGTGGAACCACTACAACGGAGCGCTGAAGGGTCTGATGACCTGGTCCATCAACTGGGATGGCTCGAAGGGCTGGACGTTCGGCGACAATGTGAAGCGGCTTCAGTCGTAA
- a CDS encoding DMT family transporter, translating into MPATAAPWLLLAVFSGTLISLQARITGELAAGLGGDGFTAAVISFGSGFVVLTLGLLVLRGPRRGVGLVLADVRGRRLKWWQVLGGFGGAAFLLAQGLTVGALGVALFTVAIVAGQVTGGLLFDRMGLGPAGPQRPTRRRVVGAVLVLAAVGLSMADKLGGGFPYLMLVLPLVAGVCVSWQQAVNGHVKNAAGSAYAGTFFNFVAGTGALTVIFLVHAVAAGVPSRLPTEPYLYLGGLVGITFITIAVATVQKLGVLLLGLCTITGQLVGSLALDLLLPHGDTHVTAATVAGVVLALAAVALAALSGSRTGRVVASSSALRTAASERVDGPTER; encoded by the coding sequence ATGCCCGCCACCGCGGCCCCTTGGCTGCTCCTCGCCGTCTTCTCCGGCACCCTGATATCCCTGCAAGCGCGCATCACCGGTGAGCTCGCCGCCGGGCTCGGCGGCGACGGATTCACCGCCGCGGTGATCTCGTTCGGCTCGGGATTCGTGGTCCTGACGCTCGGGCTCCTCGTGCTGCGCGGGCCGCGCCGCGGGGTCGGCCTGGTGCTCGCGGACGTACGCGGCAGGCGGCTCAAGTGGTGGCAGGTGCTCGGCGGCTTCGGCGGCGCTGCCTTCCTGCTCGCGCAGGGGCTGACCGTCGGTGCTCTGGGGGTCGCACTGTTCACGGTCGCGATCGTCGCGGGCCAGGTCACCGGGGGCCTGCTCTTCGACCGGATGGGGCTCGGTCCTGCCGGACCGCAGCGGCCCACGCGGCGCAGAGTCGTCGGTGCGGTGCTCGTGCTCGCGGCCGTGGGCCTGTCGATGGCGGACAAACTGGGCGGCGGATTCCCGTACTTGATGCTGGTGCTGCCGCTGGTGGCGGGCGTGTGCGTGAGCTGGCAGCAGGCGGTCAACGGGCACGTGAAGAACGCCGCGGGGTCCGCGTACGCGGGGACGTTCTTCAACTTCGTCGCCGGTACCGGCGCGTTGACCGTGATCTTCCTGGTGCACGCCGTGGCCGCTGGGGTTCCGTCCCGCCTGCCGACCGAGCCGTACCTCTATCTCGGCGGCCTGGTCGGCATCACGTTCATCACCATCGCGGTCGCCACGGTCCAGAAGCTCGGCGTCCTGCTGCTCGGGCTGTGCACGATCACCGGTCAGTTGGTCGGTTCGCTCGCCCTCGACCTGCTGCTGCCGCACGGCGACACCCACGTCACGGCGGCCACCGTCGCGGGCGTCGTGCTCGCCCTGGCCGCGGTCGCGCTCGCGGCGCTCTCGGGCTCCCGGACGGGCCGGGTCGTCGCTTCGAGCAGCGCGCTGCGTACCGCGGCTTCGGAGCGGGTGGACGGTCCTACTGAGCGGTGA
- a CDS encoding GNAT family N-acetyltransferase — MIDSSYVAQGPRVAIRRLSRSDFAEIHALREESAPMLARWLGVRENTREAFDSSLDRFEQPTREGLVICLAGTGQIVGGVNINDIVRGTLQSGVLGYTAYASTAGRGYMTEGLGLVVRFAFDELGLHRLEANIQPGNLRSLKLVERLGFRREGYSPAFQHINGEWRDHERWALTAQ, encoded by the coding sequence ATGATCGACAGCAGCTATGTGGCACAGGGACCGCGGGTCGCCATACGCCGCCTGAGCCGCTCGGACTTCGCGGAGATCCATGCGCTGCGGGAGGAGAGCGCACCGATGCTCGCTCGCTGGCTCGGGGTGCGGGAGAACACGCGGGAGGCGTTCGACAGCTCCCTGGACCGGTTCGAGCAGCCCACGCGTGAGGGCCTGGTGATCTGCCTGGCCGGCACCGGGCAGATCGTGGGCGGTGTCAACATCAACGACATCGTCAGGGGGACGCTGCAGAGCGGCGTGCTGGGTTATACCGCGTACGCGTCGACGGCCGGACGGGGCTATATGACCGAGGGGCTCGGGCTCGTGGTGCGCTTCGCCTTCGACGAGTTGGGCCTGCACCGGCTTGAGGCCAACATCCAGCCCGGCAATCTCCGCTCGTTGAAACTGGTCGAGCGCCTGGGGTTCCGGCGCGAGGGCTACTCCCCGGCCTTCCAGCACATCAACGGTGAGTGGCGTGACCACGAGCGCTGGGCGCTCACCGCTCAGTAG
- a CDS encoding winged helix-turn-helix transcriptional regulator, whose product MTRTPLSDVACSIARATDLFGDAWTALIMRDVLVGIRRFDELAEDLGLSRKVLAARLARLVEEGVLTRERYQASPPREEYAATEKGQELYPVLLALMAWGDKWYAGPAGPPAKIRHDACGHVTTPVMTCEACQEPLTVADTTQLPGPGGKVGTGTRLLGPLIAAREAADASSAPGSR is encoded by the coding sequence GTGACCCGTACCCCTCTCTCCGATGTCGCCTGCTCGATCGCCCGCGCGACCGACCTGTTCGGCGACGCCTGGACGGCCTTGATCATGCGCGACGTCCTCGTCGGCATCCGCCGCTTCGACGAGCTGGCCGAGGACCTCGGCCTGTCCCGCAAGGTCCTCGCCGCGCGACTGGCGCGGCTCGTCGAGGAAGGCGTACTGACGCGCGAGCGGTACCAGGCCAGCCCGCCCCGCGAGGAGTACGCGGCCACGGAGAAGGGCCAGGAGCTCTACCCCGTCCTGCTGGCCCTGATGGCCTGGGGCGACAAGTGGTACGCGGGACCCGCGGGCCCCCCGGCGAAGATCCGCCATGACGCTTGCGGGCACGTCACCACGCCGGTCATGACCTGCGAAGCCTGCCAGGAGCCGCTCACGGTGGCCGACACGACCCAGCTTCCCGGCCCCGGCGGCAAGGTGGGGACGGGAACCCGGCTACTGGGACCGCTGATCGCCGCACGGGAAGCGGCGGACGCCTCTTCGGCCCCAGGCTCACGCTAG
- a CDS encoding ankyrin repeat domain-containing protein — MDILDSTDPSAVSVTEAIRKGDIPALRKLLADHPALATSRISQDGPAAGRRSLLHIATDWPGHHPRADAVIATLAAAGADPDARFVGAHSETPLHWAAGNDDIIAVDALIAAGADIEASGAVIGGGTPLADARGFGQWRAARRLLEHGARADLQDAATLGLLDQVEAFLAAPDSPTASELTSAFWGACHGGQLPTAERLLQLGANVNWIGYDDMTPLDVARAQDAGDVVQWLLVQGAKARADVG, encoded by the coding sequence ATGGACATCCTCGATTCCACCGATCCGTCGGCCGTCTCGGTGACCGAGGCGATCCGGAAGGGCGACATCCCCGCGCTCCGCAAGCTCCTGGCCGACCACCCGGCACTGGCCACCAGCCGGATCAGTCAGGACGGTCCCGCCGCGGGCCGGCGGAGTCTCCTGCACATCGCCACCGACTGGCCCGGCCACCACCCCCGCGCCGATGCGGTCATCGCCACCCTCGCCGCCGCGGGCGCCGACCCCGACGCCCGCTTCGTCGGAGCCCACTCCGAAACGCCTCTGCACTGGGCCGCCGGCAACGACGACATCATCGCGGTGGACGCCCTCATCGCCGCGGGCGCCGACATCGAGGCGTCCGGTGCCGTCATCGGCGGCGGCACCCCGCTCGCCGACGCGCGCGGCTTCGGCCAGTGGCGGGCAGCCCGCAGACTCCTGGAGCACGGCGCCCGCGCGGACCTGCAGGACGCGGCCACCCTCGGCCTGCTCGACCAGGTGGAGGCGTTCCTCGCCGCCCCGGACTCCCCCACCGCCTCCGAGCTCACCAGCGCCTTCTGGGGCGCCTGCCACGGCGGCCAACTCCCCACTGCCGAGCGCCTGTTGCAGCTCGGGGCGAACGTGAACTGGATCGGCTACGACGACATGACACCCCTGGACGTCGCCCGCGCGCAGGACGCCGGTGACGTCGTCCAGTGGCTGCTCGTCCAAGGAGCCAAGGCGCGCGCCGACGTCGGGTGA
- a CDS encoding endonuclease/exonuclease/phosphatase family protein produces MVLGRSTRLVAGAMALACMMLIGPSAPSDALFARPPVEPVRDVAPNRVMTWNICNPCAESDVDRAAEIARHAPQVIGLQEACVGDVERIRDYLEHLHGLVYHVEYGSVLRSWGRCGGVPWSPGGFGQAVLSAAPMTDRVNVEYPDGGSEDRGYMGVTTTVGGRSVRVFITHLAQRQQEAVRAAQVEVLAAAVARHDRAIVLGDFNAVPESPELAPMWRLATDADPQCRPSLAGTCHPTTDWQSKFDYVFLRGINPLRHRVQLTSYSDHDMLLADLKPI; encoded by the coding sequence ATGGTGCTCGGAAGGAGCACACGGTTGGTCGCGGGAGCCATGGCCCTGGCCTGCATGATGCTCATCGGCCCCAGTGCACCGAGCGACGCGCTCTTCGCGAGGCCTCCCGTCGAGCCCGTCCGGGATGTCGCGCCGAACCGGGTCATGACGTGGAACATCTGTAACCCCTGCGCCGAGAGCGACGTCGACCGGGCCGCGGAGATCGCCAGGCATGCGCCGCAGGTCATCGGCCTGCAAGAGGCGTGCGTGGGTGACGTCGAGAGGATCCGGGACTATCTCGAGCATCTGCACGGGCTGGTCTACCACGTCGAATACGGTTCGGTGCTGCGCAGTTGGGGCCGTTGCGGGGGAGTGCCGTGGAGTCCGGGAGGCTTCGGTCAGGCGGTCCTCTCGGCGGCACCGATGACGGACCGCGTGAACGTGGAGTACCCCGACGGCGGGTCCGAGGACCGTGGGTACATGGGGGTCACCACGACCGTGGGCGGCCGGTCCGTCCGGGTCTTCATCACGCACCTCGCCCAACGACAGCAGGAGGCCGTCCGGGCCGCCCAGGTCGAGGTGCTCGCCGCGGCCGTCGCCCGGCACGACCGTGCCATCGTTCTCGGCGATTTCAACGCCGTGCCGGAGTCTCCCGAACTCGCCCCGATGTGGAGACTGGCCACGGACGCGGACCCCCAGTGCCGTCCTTCGCTCGCCGGCACGTGCCATCCGACCACCGACTGGCAGAGCAAGTTCGACTACGTCTTCCTGCGAGGCATCAACCCGCTCAGGCACCGCGTGCAGCTCACCTCGTACTCGGACCACGACATGCTGCTCGCCGACTTGAAGCCCATCTAG